A window of bacterium contains these coding sequences:
- a CDS encoding rod shape-determining protein: protein MFKKILAFFSNDMGMDLGTATTLVYLKGEGIVLCEPSVVAINRETRDILAVGNDAKRMLGRTPANIVAIQPLRDGVIADFEITQDMIRYFIQKANTKKTFLPFKPRIVIGVPSGITEVERRAVIEAAEQAGASEVYLIEEPMAAAIGANIPVQEPTGHMIVDIGGGTTEVAVISLGGMVISKSIRIAGNEMDEAIVQYIRKHYNLLIGDRTAEEIKIKIGSAYPLTEEGIMEVKGRDANTGLPRTLRISSDKVREALKEPISFIIDVIKSALEETPPELSSDIVDKGITMAGGGSLLNGLNKLISEETSLPVVVAEDSTKCVAIGTGKYLDELKNIKMAKKRASLQWVSRLSSK from the coding sequence ATGTTTAAGAAAATTCTTGCTTTTTTCTCAAATGATATGGGGATGGATTTGGGAACAGCCACAACCCTTGTTTATTTAAAGGGAGAGGGAATTGTTTTATGTGAGCCATCTGTGGTTGCCATAAATAGGGAGACAAGAGATATTCTTGCGGTAGGAAATGATGCAAAAAGGATGCTGGGAAGGACGCCCGCAAATATTGTTGCCATTCAGCCATTAAGGGATGGTGTTATTGCAGATTTTGAAATAACGCAGGATATGATTAGATACTTTATCCAGAAGGCTAATACAAAGAAGACATTTCTGCCATTTAAACCAAGGATTGTTATTGGTGTTCCCTCTGGAATAACAGAGGTGGAAAGGAGGGCTGTTATTGAAGCGGCAGAACAAGCTGGAGCCTCTGAGGTTTATTTAATTGAAGAGCCTATGGCAGCGGCTATTGGTGCAAATATCCCTGTTCAGGAACCAACCGGCCATATGATTGTTGATATTGGTGGAGGAACAACAGAGGTTGCGGTTATCTCCCTTGGAGGGATGGTGATTAGTAAGTCTATCCGTATTGCTGGGAATGAAATGGATGAGGCAATTGTTCAATATATAAGGAAGCATTATAACCTTTTGATAGGAGATAGAACAGCAGAGGAAATAAAGATAAAGATTGGTTCTGCATATCCACTTACTGAAGAGGGCATAATGGAAGTAAAGGGAAGGGATGCAAATACAGGGCTTCCAAGGACATTAAGAATTTCATCGGATAAGGTACGGGAGGCATTAAAGGAGCCTATAAGTTTTATTATTGATGTTATAAAGTCTGCCCTGGAGGAAACACCGCCTGAGCTTTCATCTGATATTGTTGATAAGGGGATAACAATGGCAGGGGGAGGTTCTCTTCTTAATGGCCTTAATAAACTAATCTCTGAGGAAACCTCTCTTCCTGTTGTGGTTGCAGAAGATTCAACCAAATGTGTAGCCATTGGAACTGGGAAATACCTTGATGAGCTGAAAAATATCAAAATGGCAAAGAAAAGGGCTAGCCTACAATGGGTATCAAGGCTTTCCTCAAAGTAA